In one Streptomyces sp. T12 genomic region, the following are encoded:
- a CDS encoding helix-turn-helix transcriptional regulator has protein sequence MAIEDNPRSREQYGAELKRRREAAGLTQEELSQRAVMSRTHIAHIEGGRRRPDPDDARRLDQVLDAGGFFVNFLPTLDGKKVAEHFKEALEFEGKATIVKEYAPNLVPGLLQTKAYAYEVLGTGYPRPSDEERDKLVSTRLERARILDTFHSPEACFLIDEAVLRRVVGGPGVMCEQLRHIAELGASRRIRVHVLPYSVGAHALQAGFLSLMWFDDQPPIAYAEGVNSGRVLELPSAVRACQELYDQALGDALSHRKSLDLLRSVAEDYEHEEQRADHP, from the coding sequence GGCGGGAGGCGGCGGGGCTTACGCAGGAGGAGTTGAGCCAGCGTGCGGTGATGTCGCGCACGCACATTGCGCATATCGAGGGTGGGCGGCGGAGGCCGGATCCGGATGATGCGCGGCGGTTGGATCAGGTGCTGGATGCGGGTGGGTTCTTCGTGAACTTCCTGCCGACGCTCGACGGCAAGAAAGTGGCGGAGCACTTCAAGGAGGCGCTGGAGTTCGAGGGAAAGGCCACGATCGTCAAGGAGTACGCCCCCAATCTGGTGCCGGGCTTGTTGCAGACGAAGGCGTACGCGTACGAGGTGCTTGGCACCGGCTATCCGCGCCCGAGCGACGAGGAACGCGACAAGCTGGTGTCCACCCGGCTCGAACGGGCCCGGATCCTCGACACGTTCCACTCGCCCGAGGCGTGTTTCCTCATCGACGAAGCCGTACTGCGGCGGGTCGTCGGCGGACCTGGCGTCATGTGCGAACAGCTTCGTCACATTGCAGAGCTGGGCGCGAGCCGCCGTATCCGGGTCCACGTACTCCCGTACTCCGTGGGCGCCCACGCCCTCCAGGCTGGCTTCCTTTCCCTCATGTGGTTCGACGACCAGCCGCCCATCGCGTACGCAGAGGGCGTGAACAGCGGGCGCGTGCTGGAGCTTCCGTCCGCAGTGCGCGCATGCCAAGAGCTTTACGATCAAGCACTGGGCGACGCCTTGTCGCACCGTAAGTCCCTGGACTTGCTCCGGTCCGTCGCAGAGGATTACGAACATGAAGAGCAGCGAGCCGACCACCCCTGA
- a CDS encoding DUF397 domain-containing protein has translation MKSSEPTTPDASALHGWRKSSYSGGSSDNCLEVNDTARPTHVPVRDSKNPTGPAIVFSAPAWTAFVDEVR, from the coding sequence ATGAAGAGCAGCGAGCCGACCACCCCTGACGCATCGGCACTGCACGGCTGGCGCAAGTCCAGCTACAGCGGCGGAAGCAGCGACAACTGCCTCGAAGTCAACGACACCGCCCGCCCCACCCACGTCCCCGTCCGCGACAGCAAGAACCCCACCGGGCCGGCGATCGTCTTCTCGGCCCCCGCCTGGACGGCGTTCGTCGACGAGGTCCGTTAG